The Radiobacillus deserti genomic interval AAGTAAATGTACTCTATTATTAGTATTGTTCCTTTCTGAAAATAAATTTGTATGTAACCCTATTATGAGGGAGAGGGATTTAAACCCTCTCCTTTTTCATAATCCGGTTAGAATAGATTTTCAGCATTTAAATACCCATGTCCTTGAACATTAGGTGGTTGTCCCATGTCTTCACATGCTTGAATGAGTTGCTGTTTTACTTGATCTGGAGATAGAGTTGGTTGTTTTTGGAGGAGTTGTGCAACGACACCTGCGCATATTGGTGTGGCCATTGAAGTTCCTGATAAGGACATATAATTCGTATCCACACGGAACTGTGGATTTGTTTTATCAATATACGACCTAGGAGAGCGTAGGGAAATAATATTTACACCTGGAGTTAGCAGGTCCGGTTTAGTTAATCCATCAATTGTTGGTCCTCGACTTGAAAAATCAGCCACTACATCGTCCGAACGATCAACCGTATTATTATCATTTGTTGCCCCTACCGTAATGACCTTTTGACTTATTCCAGGACTTGCAATGGTTTCTGGTGATGGACCTGAGTTACCAGCAGCTACGCAAACGACTATTCCGTTATCCCAAGCCTTGTTTACTGCTTTCACTACTGGGTCGTCTTCGGCAGATTGTGTGGCATCAGAACCTAGTGATAACGAAAGGACATTAATATTAAAAGAAGATTTATTTTGAATACACCATTCCACACCTGATATGACGGTGGAAAGCGATCCCGACCCCATTTTATCAAGTACTTTAACCCCTATAAGGTTAGCCTCCGGTGCTGGAGCTTGATACTTTCCATTAGATGAAAGACCATTTCCTGCTGCGTCTCCTGCGCAATGAGTACCATGACCATTATCATCATAGGCTTCTGTTCGGTTATTAATAAAATCCTTAAAGGCTATGATTCTTCCTTGTAAATCACGGTGTGGATATATTCCTGTATCAACTATTGCAATATTTACATCCTTCCCTGTCAAACCAGATTGCTTTAACTGATCGGAATGGATGGATGGAGATGCTACATCAAGTAATGTCGTCACTTTTCTATCGTAATGAATTTTTTTAATATTGGAGGAGTTTCTTAGTAAATGCTCAATCTTTTCTACGGATACCTTAGTAGAACAACAAGAAATGGAAGGAAACTCTGACCGTGTTTTACATCTCACACTTTTCATATCACCAAGTCCAAAGTCGAACGTCCCATCCTCGAACTCTATTATTACTGGTAGCCGCTTTGTTTTTTTCCTTAAACGTTCGAATGGCCGGTGTAAAAAACATGGAACTCTCCGAAATGGTTGATAGAATCGAACGAGCTCTTGACGGATGTCCCGATCAACCTTATCTCCCATTTCACGAACAAGCTGAATTACCGAGTAACCAAACATAAACTCTCATTCCTTTCTTGAAATTTCGTACAAGATATCTTACGAAACTTTCAGAAAAGTGAATGATGAATACGTTCAGAATCTAGTAAAAAGGGCAAGATACTATAAAATCATTCTATTACTCCTAGAATTCGATTTAGGTTATCAATGGCAGCTGTAATCATTCTTCCATACAAATCTAAGATGGATTGACCATAGTTGGTTCCCGGTACAGCCCATTTTCCATTTAACTCCGTCCATGTTGACGCTGATCCCCTCTGAACTAAGTCAAAGCGTGGATCAACAAGATCGTATTTCCCTGGTAACGAGTTCGTAGATGCATAAGCATATAAATGTTGTATATGAGCAAGAACACCTTCTTCCGGTGTAGCGAAGCTTGCTCCAGGATTATCAGGTCCTGTTGCACCTAGCCCGCAGAAGTTGTTTTGACTTGAATGGACAATACCAGTAAACCGAAGAAAATCCGTCTCATGCATAGCCTGAGCAAACGCAATATCCCCGCGAATTCCATAATACGTTCCCAATGCATGATAATATTGAGCAATTTCTATTGCTTGGGGATTTATTGTTTTTACATACTCGTTCATCTGTACTGGTGATAGGAAAGTCTGACCCAGTATCGAATAGCCAGAAGTCTGAACTTGGTTTGTATTGCTGTTTTCGGTAATGATATAGGCATCTTGAATCCCTGCATGCTGCACCTCTACTAAACGTTTCTCTGCGTTTTCTCGAATTGAAAAGGCACCAGCTTGGACTCTATACCATGTCTCGCCAGAAATCACAACCGTGTTTACAATGGATTCTATTCCTTTGGATTCCAAGAGTGTGGAACGAGAATCGGCATTGTCTTTCGACTTGAAAGCGCCAGCAATTACTTTATACACTACTCCTACATTCTCATCTGGTTTTCTCTTAAGGGAAAATGCCTTTTCTAAACCATTAACATGTCCTTGGGCAACTCTTTGACGCCATGATGGATCCTTCATTAGCGCAGCATCATGGCTATTGTCAATGAACCCATTCTCTGTTAATAGTGCAGGCATTACGGTTTCCCTTAACACATGAAAATTTGCCTGTTTTTGTCCTCGGTCTTGGAGTTGATTGACTTGTGTCACTTCCGAGTGAATGATATCTTGATAGCCTGCTGTAGGAGAAGAACTAGATAAGTTACTATGAATATAGTCTTCATATCCTTGAGCAGTTCCATTGAATGCATTACAATGAATGGATAAAAAATAGTCGGCTCCCCAGCTATTTGCTTGGTCAGTTCGTTGACTTAAACTTACTGTCGAGTCATTCGTACGACTCATATTCACTTGCACATTTTCATAGTCATTTAGTAATATGGAACGAATCCTCAAAGCAATATCTAACACAATGTCTTTCTCTTGTATTCCGTTCCCTAAAGCACCTGGATCTGAACCTCCATGACCCGGATCTAAATAAAGTTTCATTCAACTTCCTCCATTCTATTAAATCATTACTTACCTTAATATAGTATGGATTTTCCGATGCATGGATTAGATAAAAGTAATGAAAGTTACTTCTTTTGGCTAGTACCCTATTAGAAAAATAGAATCGCCTCGCCCTAATAGAGCAATATCTTAATAATACGCATTGATAAAAAGGCGGAAGGGCTCTTTTACCTCTATCAAATACTGGTTTTTGTACTAATAAAGAGTCACTAAAATCATGATTTCCTATAAAAAACCTTAAAAGTCAGAGTCAAACATCCGACTTTTAAGGTTTAGTACCACTATGCACTTAATTGTTTAAGTATTTTACAAATGGTAATTCA includes:
- a CDS encoding S8 family peptidase encodes the protein MFGYSVIQLVREMGDKVDRDIRQELVRFYQPFRRVPCFLHRPFERLRKKTKRLPVIIEFEDGTFDFGLGDMKSVRCKTRSEFPSISCCSTKVSVEKIEHLLRNSSNIKKIHYDRKVTTLLDVASPSIHSDQLKQSGLTGKDVNIAIVDTGIYPHRDLQGRIIAFKDFINNRTEAYDDNGHGTHCAGDAAGNGLSSNGKYQAPAPEANLIGVKVLDKMGSGSLSTVISGVEWCIQNKSSFNINVLSLSLGSDATQSAEDDPVVKAVNKAWDNGIVVCVAAGNSGPSPETIASPGISQKVITVGATNDNNTVDRSDDVVADFSSRGPTIDGLTKPDLLTPGVNIISLRSPRSYIDKTNPQFRVDTNYMSLSGTSMATPICAGVVAQLLQKQPTLSPDQVKQQLIQACEDMGQPPNVQGHGYLNAENLF
- a CDS encoding N-acetylmuramoyl-L-alanine amidase, giving the protein MKLYLDPGHGGSDPGALGNGIQEKDIVLDIALRIRSILLNDYENVQVNMSRTNDSTVSLSQRTDQANSWGADYFLSIHCNAFNGTAQGYEDYIHSNLSSSSPTAGYQDIIHSEVTQVNQLQDRGQKQANFHVLRETVMPALLTENGFIDNSHDAALMKDPSWRQRVAQGHVNGLEKAFSLKRKPDENVGVVYKVIAGAFKSKDNADSRSTLLESKGIESIVNTVVISGETWYRVQAGAFSIRENAEKRLVEVQHAGIQDAYIITENSNTNQVQTSGYSILGQTFLSPVQMNEYVKTINPQAIEIAQYYHALGTYYGIRGDIAFAQAMHETDFLRFTGIVHSSQNNFCGLGATGPDNPGASFATPEEGVLAHIQHLYAYASTNSLPGKYDLVDPRFDLVQRGSASTWTELNGKWAVPGTNYGQSILDLYGRMITAAIDNLNRILGVIE